In a genomic window of Drosophila takahashii strain IR98-3 E-12201 chromosome 3L, DtakHiC1v2, whole genome shotgun sequence:
- the Grl62a gene encoding uncharacterized protein Grl62a encodes MPRLRFIFNIAKELRFPLHFFGLLQLKYCESRKVYQQRANLCRFLPAIFISLILLFHNHVSNSLDEENKLVNSLNIEKRPQRSGIEIWNEKLTNIWIFMTLIWSLMRKDQLWKLINEAQLAYKHLKSLLGKHLMLECSWLFFIYGLILLLLLAVFGVNLLYFCIPKFNSESKTFTFEDLYHVSNYIMGIPRLMFTLIITMHILYHLINAGWLQSLGKLRLQRNLKLFQFQLRTIFSIQKNTNILAGHYFKISYICYTYMIVFRIAEFVQLLRFDTNEFVQRQKSQEDLEDEADWEGQENGTNPRGSLMKSVLILSWHLALWILLLAAAYKQQEEYFELMEKSWSYKTDENGCEMKEFLAESSWNGHSFKQLDILDLMFLSGISICEYQPSSICFVTIKLRKKNLTYINLNIISRPFKFLLNLVTSASIVYFVQQMELRHLQEYLKREA; translated from the exons ATGCCACGACTTCGTTTCATCTTTAACATAGCCAAAGAATTGCGATTTCCCCTGCATTTCTTTGGACTTCTTCAGCTAAAATATTGTGAATCCCGAAAAGTATATCAACAAAGAGCCAACCTGTGCAGATTTTTACCtgctatttttatttcgctaattttattattccacaATCATGTGAGTAATTCGCTGGATGAGGAGAATAAGCTGGTAAACTCACTAAATATTGAAAAGAGACCTCAAAGAAGTGGGATAGAAATATGGAACGAAAAGTTAACCAACATCTGGATTTTTATGACTCTCATTTGGTCTTTGATGAGAAAGGATCAACTgtggaaattaataaatgagGCGCAATTAGCCTATAAACACCTAAAATCTCTCCTTGGAAAACATTTAATGCTCGAATGTTCCTGGCTCTTTTTCATCTATGGATTAATTTTACTTCTTTTACTGGCTGTTTTTGGAGTGAACCTACTATATTTTTgcataccaaaatttaatagCGAATCTAAAACTTTTACCTTTGAAGACCTCTATCATGTTTCGAATTATATAATGGGAATACCACGATTAATGTTTACACTGATTATAACTATGCATATTCTATATCATCTGATAAATGCAGGATGGCTTCAATCCCTAGGAAAGTTACGATTACAAAGAAATCTCAAATTGTTTCAGTTTCAACTTCGTACTATTTTTTCTATACAAAAGAACACAAATATCTTGGCTggtcattattttaaaatttcctaTATATGCTATACATATATGATAGTCTTTCGTATAGCGGAATTTGTGCAGTTATTACGTTTTGATACCAATGAATTTGTGCAAAGGCAGAAAAGCCAAGAAGATCTGGAAGATGAAGCCGATTGGGAAGGCCAAGAAAATGGAACAAATCCCAGGGGCTCACTGATGAAATCTGTGCTTATATTATCTTGGCATTTGGCTTTGTGGATTTTACTACTCGCTGCAGCTTATAAACAGCaagaggaatattttgaaTTGATGGAAAAAAGCTGGAGTTACAAAACAGATGAAAATGGTTGTGAAATGAAGGAATTCTTGGCTGAAAGTTCTTGGAATGGTCATAGCTTTAAACAATTGGACATTCTGGACTTAATG TTTCTTTCAGGAATCTCTATTTGCGAATATCAACCTTCATCCATTTGCTTTGTGACTATCAAGCTTAGAAAAAAGAACTTAACCtacataaatttaaacataataTCAAGACCTTTTAAGttccttttaaatttggtGACTTCCGCCAGCATTGTTTACTTTGTGCAGCAAATGGAACTCAGGCATCTGCAGGAATACCTCAAACGGGAAgcataa
- the Grl62b gene encoding uncharacterized protein Grl62b, with protein MEKHATARGFCLCHLIAVWYQTGRIGLYLGFYNVGYAEHLRKFICDEQLYVQMMAVVNLLASCLYMCFSHRWIYDQFVFLLYIPLYVYFLILRKHLAKLLNECAGVHKSMQRILGSRLCVKIHRECIYNLLLIVMIILLLAWQLQIYSAYQSVLIFGVGFIYHFELLFYGNYLIWLSCIYRSLNVFLSREMRSDRLYTLRGVLRQQKIIWLVHRSVSKYFALHIISFMIQPGVKMPMIIYSSGQHLNAQMISLALHLVLLALFLIIALNLEKQHRKFQKSYLKLKDDPDYFVLKSWRLLQHRTLPKAFGVTLIRRREKVMYNQDVITTMFTNNFPVLQLTKKTFYLTTFGFGALSFGISLSMLRSCLKTHMRELLLMVVTRLLFHKNRTLQDFEYESQDDFNGNVTQTISQVYRFYFYDEFQ; from the exons ATGGAGAAGCACGCAACTGCCAGGGGTTTTTGTCTGTGTCACTTGATTGCCGTTTGGTATCAGACCGGAAGGATCGGTCTATATTTGGGTTTCTATAATGTGGGCTATGCGGAACACCTGAGAAAATTTATTTGCGATGAGCAGCTATATGTGCAAATGATGGCTGTGGTTAATTTGCTGGCCAGTTGCCTTTATATGTGCTTCAGTCATCGTTGGATCTACGATCAGTTTGTCTTTCTGCTATATATCCCACTTTATGTGTACTTTTTGATCCTGCGAAAACATCTTGCCAAGCTCTTAAACGAATGTGCTGGAGTGCATAAATCAATGCAAAGAATTCTCGGCAGTCGATTGTGTGTTAAAATCCACAGAGAATGCATCTACAACTTGCTACTCATAGTGATGATTATTTTACTGCTTGCATGGCAACTTCAAATCTACTCGGCTTATCAGAGTGTTTTAATATTCGGCGTGGGATTTATCTACCACTTTGAGTTGCTCTTTTATGGAAACTATCTAATATGGCTAAGTTGTATCTACAGATCTCTGAATGTTTTCCTCTCTCGAGAGATGAGAAGTGATAGATTGTATACTTTAAGAGGAGTGCTAAGACAGCAGAAGATTATTTGGCTTGTTCATCGAAGCGTCTCCAAATATTTTGCCCTGCATATAATAAGTTTTATGATCCAACCGGGAGTTAAAATGCCTATGATAATTTATAGCTCTGGTCAGCACCTAAATGCACAAATGATTTCGTTAGCTTTACATTTAGTTTTGCTGGCTTTGTTCTTGATAATTGCGTTGAACCTGGAAAAACAGCATCGGAAATTTCAAAAGAGTTATCTGAAATTAAAAGACGATCCCGACTACTTTGTTTTGAAATCCTGGCGATTGTTACAGCATAGAACTTTGCCAAAAGCTTTTGGAGTGACATTAATAAGAAGAAGGGAAAAAGTTATGTACAATCAAGATGTAATAACCACGATG ttCACCAACAACTTTCCCGTTCTGCAGTTAActaaaaaaaccttttatttAACAACTTTTGGTTTCGGGGCTCTTAGCTTTGGAATTTCTTTGTCCATGTTAAGGAGTTGCCTAAAAACCCACATGCGTGAACTTCTGCTAATGGTTGTTACTCGCTTACTTTTCCACAAAAACCGAACTTTGCAGGACTTTGAGTATGAGTCGCAGGATGATTTCAATGGCAATGTGACACAAACAATTAGTCAAGTCTATCGCTTTTATTTCTATGATGAGTTCCAGTGA
- the Grl62c gene encoding uncharacterized protein Grl62c: MPLSGPLHKLLCVCHIVSYFDYQKKVCHLLCLYNLHYNEDTQKFSFGHQVFIYFVYFYSLLCLVFYFLWLDEFIIDRGSLYVYILPCLYYIHLKKSLLRTLNQMAKVHRELQSTMGILFCVSVKRAFCCSWLIIIEIFFVIYWQMTSMKNDVQRWTVFTCLLGWHLQLLFMVNSYIWLHSIYVVMNQVLTAELRNKQRWKMLRNILKQHSRLAKIQRDISHYFSVYISSVILLISIIFYRSVIFEAGFDYEQNRLVLLRLEDWQFRYLANLVVLIGTLLMVVWNYKSQRDKLLRGLWKSQEICQRTLNIRNTKRYKQTQDIVDMMILTGNTPKNMICSNLIFWELRFKEATIFSLETAFLINYFLLLMITVCFIPFVAISNGFEFVLKERPFNFTYFENSEEFTTIENFTMNTYILSHALGG; encoded by the exons ATGCCGCTGTCAGGGCCGCTGCACAAACTGCTCTGCGTGTGCCACATTGTCAGCTACTTCGATTACCAGAAGAAGGTGTGCCACCTGCTGTGCCTGTACAATCTGCACTACAATGAGGACACCCAGAAGTTCAGCTTTGGCCATCAGGTGTTCATCTACTTTGTCTACTTCTACAGCCTCTTGTGCCTTGTTTTCTACTTTCTCTGGCTCGATGAATTCATCATTGATCGCGGCAGCCTGTATGTCTACATATTGCCATGCCTTTACTATATACACCTGAAGAAATCCCTGCTGAGAACTTTGAATCAAATGGCAAAGGTTCACAGGGAGCTGCAATCCACAATGGGAATTCTGTTTTGTGTGTCTGTAAAGAGAGCCTTTTGCTGCTCCTGGCTGATTATCATTGAAATCTTTTTCGTTATCTACTGGCAAATGACGTCCATGAAAAATGACGTCCAACGTTGGACTGTATTCACCTGTCTGCTTGGTTGGCATCTTCAGCTTCTCTTCATGGTAAACAGCTACATTTGGCTGCATTCCATCTATGTGGTTATGAACCAGGTTTTAACGGCGGAACTCAGAAATAAACAGCGCTGGAAAATGCTCAGGAATATTCTAAAACAACACAGTCGTTTGGCAAAGATTCAGCGAGATATATCCCACTATTTCAGTGTCTATATATCATCAGTGATCTTGCTCATatcaataattttctacaGATCTGTAATATTTGAAGCTGGCTTTGACTATGAACAAAACCGATTGGTTTTGCTAAGATTGGAAGATTGGCAGTTTAGATATCTAGCGAACTTAGTCGTCTTGATTGGCACTCTGCTGATGGTTGTTTGGAACTACAAGTCGCAGAGAGATAAGTTACTCAGGGGTCTTTGGAAGTCGCAAGAAATATGTCAGAGAACTTTGAATATCAGAAACACAAAGCGCTACAAGCAGACCCAAGATATTGTGGATATGATG ATTCTAACTGGCAATACACCTAAAAATATGATCTGCTCTAACCTCATATTTTGGGAACTGAGATTCAAAGAAGCCACCATCTTCTCCCTGGAGACCGCTTTCCTCATCAATTACTTTTTACTGCTGATGATCACCGTTTGCTTTATACCCTTTGTGGCCATCTCGAACGGATTTGAATTCGTCCTCAAGGAAAGGCCCTTTAATTTCAcatactttgaaaattcaGAGGAATTTACAACTATTGAAAACTTTACGATGAATACCTATATTTTGAGCCATGCACTGGGTGGATAA
- the LOC108056875 gene encoding protamine-like protein 99C isoform X2: MGASNVKPYSETESKALKNFMRTYKRNHAYMDDEEVQRSGENAWGKLLPSQKKHFEVRPRVIPVKKKPAIAKRKAVTKQKKSVCGKRNNAAKKAVRTMRNQGKKKITVRTRKAFPSPVMSSAFINFLREHQKRNVNVDVKKRLQKAARIWSKLTKQQQDQFRTAAKRKSMQKGRA; encoded by the exons ATGGGTGCCTCGAATGTGAAGCCCTATTCGGAAACGGAGTCCAAGGCCCTTAAGAACTTCATGAGGACCTATAAGAGGAATCATGCCTACATGGACGATGAGGAGGTCCAGAGATCGGGAGAAAATGCCTGGGGGAAGCTATTGCCCTCTCAGAAAAAGCACTTTGAA GTGAGACCAAGAGTTATACCCGTCAAGAAAAAGCCAGCCATTGCGAAAAGGAAAGCAGTGACCAAGCAAAAGAAATCCGTTTGCGGAAAGCGTAATAATGCAGCCAAGAAAGCCGTCCGTACTATGCGTAATCAGGGCAAGAAGAAAATTACAGTTAGGACTAGAAAGGCTTTCCCCAGTCCCGTGATGAGTTCCgcttttataaactttttgcGCGAACACCAGAAGCGAAATGTCAACGTGGACGTTAAGAAGAGGCTGCAAAAGGCGGCTAGAATTTGGTCAAAGCTCACCAAGCAGCAACAAGATCAATTTCGTACG gctGCCAAAAGGAAGAGCATGCAGAAAGGAAGGGCTTGA
- the LOC108056875 gene encoding protamine-like protein 99C isoform X1 translates to MGASNVKPYSETESKALKNFMRTYKRNHAYMDDEEVQRSGENAWGKLLPSQKKHFEVRPRVIPVKKKPAIAKRKAVTKQKKSVCGKRNNAAKKAVRTMRNQGKKKITVRTRKAFPSPVMSSAFINFLREHQKRNVNVDVKKRLQKAARIWSKLTKQQQDQFRTVAAKRKSMQKGRA, encoded by the exons ATGGGTGCCTCGAATGTGAAGCCCTATTCGGAAACGGAGTCCAAGGCCCTTAAGAACTTCATGAGGACCTATAAGAGGAATCATGCCTACATGGACGATGAGGAGGTCCAGAGATCGGGAGAAAATGCCTGGGGGAAGCTATTGCCCTCTCAGAAAAAGCACTTTGAA GTGAGACCAAGAGTTATACCCGTCAAGAAAAAGCCAGCCATTGCGAAAAGGAAAGCAGTGACCAAGCAAAAGAAATCCGTTTGCGGAAAGCGTAATAATGCAGCCAAGAAAGCCGTCCGTACTATGCGTAATCAGGGCAAGAAGAAAATTACAGTTAGGACTAGAAAGGCTTTCCCCAGTCCCGTGATGAGTTCCgcttttataaactttttgcGCGAACACCAGAAGCGAAATGTCAACGTGGACGTTAAGAAGAGGCTGCAAAAGGCGGCTAGAATTTGGTCAAAGCTCACCAAGCAGCAACAAGATCAATTTCGTACGGTA gctGCCAAAAGGAAGAGCATGCAGAAAGGAAGGGCTTGA